From the genome of Geobacter sp. SVR, one region includes:
- a CDS encoding Tim44 domain-containing protein: protein MKTRFTGMMVMFLIASMIGMTTMVAKAEARAGSSRSSGSRGSRSYAPPRAPQQAVPNQSQRQYTPPPQVPQQAPGGGFLRSMAGGIAGGLLGGMLFRSLGFGGGYGSGGGIGLFEIILLGGIAYLIYRMVKKRREEAAPQRSEYTPVDTASYQQPAQPYALPQGDVDTGLTHIRQMDPYFDEQRFNDGMMDLFFKIQGAWMNRDLGPVAALLTPQMRQVFQADIDRLLRERRTNRLENIAVRNVEIVEVWQESGQDYITTLIYANLLDYTTDDASGQVVEGSKTEPVKFEEYWTVTRPVGNNPWQLSAIDQK, encoded by the coding sequence ATGAAAACACGATTTACCGGGATGATGGTGATGTTCCTGATCGCTTCAATGATTGGCATGACGACCATGGTCGCAAAAGCCGAGGCGCGTGCCGGAAGCAGCCGTTCAAGCGGAAGCCGGGGCTCCCGCAGCTATGCCCCTCCCCGCGCCCCTCAGCAGGCTGTTCCAAACCAGTCTCAGCGTCAGTACACGCCGCCCCCCCAAGTGCCGCAGCAAGCTCCTGGCGGCGGTTTCCTGCGCAGTATGGCAGGAGGCATCGCCGGAGGTCTGCTGGGTGGCATGCTGTTCCGCAGCCTGGGGTTCGGCGGAGGGTATGGCAGCGGTGGAGGCATTGGCCTGTTCGAAATCATCCTGCTCGGCGGTATTGCCTATCTGATCTACCGGATGGTCAAAAAAAGACGTGAGGAGGCCGCTCCCCAACGATCCGAATACACACCGGTCGATACCGCCTCCTACCAGCAGCCGGCTCAACCTTATGCGTTGCCGCAGGGTGACGTCGATACCGGGTTGACCCACATCCGCCAGATGGATCCTTATTTTGACGAGCAGCGCTTTAACGACGGCATGATGGACCTGTTCTTCAAGATTCAAGGGGCCTGGATGAATCGCGACCTGGGACCGGTGGCCGCCCTGCTGACTCCACAGATGCGGCAGGTATTCCAGGCCGATATCGACCGTTTGCTGCGCGAACGGCGTACCAACCGCCTGGAGAATATCGCTGTCCGGAATGTCGAGATTGTCGAGGTGTGGCAGGAGTCGGGCCAGGACTACATCACCACCCTGATCTATGCCAATCTGCTGGACTACACCACTGATGATGCATCCGGACAGGTTGTGGAGGGGAGTAAAACCGAACCGGTAAAATTCGAGGAGTACTGGACCGTTACCAGACCGGTGGGGAACAACCCCTGGCAGCTTTCCGCCATTGATCAGAAATAG
- a CDS encoding glycosyltransferase: MPAPPLVSILMPVRNEARYLQAALSSLFRQTLPQWELIAIDDGSTDATPEILAEAASADPRVRVLRLPGNGLVTALNAGLEVCRATLVARMDGDDICHPQRLARQIAFLDAHPDVGLVACGFRHFPRSTLKQGMIGYETWQNGLADHDLIMRDRFVESPFVHPSVMIRRSLLVQAGGYRASGWAEDYDLWLRLAEMGTRFARLHLPLFFWRDHPERATRTLDDYSVSAFRSCKAHYLLRSYLSGSDSVIIAGAGLEGRAWQRLLEMHGVRTSCWLDVDPRKVGRTLHGAPVVSPHDMPRTNGLRMIVAIGVRGAREQFRALGATLGLREGLDFVCVA, from the coding sequence ATGCCCGCACCGCCGCTTGTCTCGATCCTGATGCCGGTGCGCAATGAAGCCCGGTACCTGCAGGCCGCCTTATCCTCCCTGTTCAGGCAAACTCTTCCCCAATGGGAATTGATCGCTATCGATGACGGTTCCACCGACGCCACTCCCGAGATTCTGGCCGAAGCTGCCAGTGCCGACCCCCGGGTACGGGTGCTGCGGCTGCCGGGCAATGGCCTTGTGACCGCCCTCAATGCCGGCCTGGAAGTATGCCGGGCCACGCTGGTGGCCCGCATGGACGGTGACGACATCTGCCATCCTCAGCGTCTTGCGAGACAGATAGCCTTTCTTGATGCACATCCGGATGTCGGCCTGGTTGCCTGCGGGTTCCGCCACTTTCCCCGCTCGACTCTGAAACAGGGTATGATCGGGTATGAAACCTGGCAAAATGGTCTTGCCGATCATGATCTGATCATGCGCGACCGCTTCGTCGAGTCCCCCTTCGTTCACCCCAGTGTCATGATCCGCCGATCCCTGCTGGTACAGGCCGGCGGATACCGCGCTTCGGGCTGGGCTGAAGACTACGACCTCTGGCTGCGGCTGGCTGAAATGGGCACGCGCTTCGCCCGTCTGCACCTGCCGCTGTTTTTCTGGCGCGATCACCCCGAACGTGCTACCCGCACCCTCGACGACTATTCGGTATCCGCCTTCAGATCATGCAAAGCCCATTATCTGTTGCGTAGCTACCTTTCCGGCAGCGACAGCGTCATCATTGCCGGGGCCGGCCTGGAGGGACGGGCCTGGCAGCGCCTGCTGGAGATGCATGGCGTCCGGACCTCCTGCTGGCTGGATGTCGATCCCCGCAAGGTGGGACGGACGTTGCACGGTGCTCCAGTGGTGTCCCCCCATGACATGCCCAGGACAAACGGCCTTAGGATGATCGTAGCCATCGGCGTGCGTGGTGCCAGAGAGCAGTTCCGTGCACTCGGCGCGACTCTGGGACTGCGTGAAGGACTGGATTTTGTCTGCGTGGCCTGA
- a CDS encoding TSUP family transporter has protein sequence MIAPLVLPLLFMAGLLAGLIDSIAGGGGLITVPVLLGVGLPPQVALGTNKLQASFGSGSAMLTFIRSGTVSLGDCRTGILFTAVGAILGTVTVQLLDPALLRLVIPWLLMGIVLYTVLTPRMGFDDIHPRMSRGPFFLLAGLILGFYDGFLGPGTGSFWVISLIFALGFNLIKATGYTKVMNFTSNITSLIMFILGGSVLWREGLIMGVGQFIGARIGARLVVLRGASFIRPIFITMVVAITARLIWQNFK, from the coding sequence ATGATTGCACCACTTGTTTTGCCGCTGCTCTTCATGGCCGGGCTGCTCGCCGGGCTGATCGATTCCATTGCCGGCGGAGGCGGACTGATCACCGTTCCGGTCCTGCTCGGAGTGGGCTTGCCGCCCCAGGTCGCGCTTGGTACCAACAAGCTTCAGGCCAGCTTCGGCTCGGGCAGTGCCATGCTGACCTTCATCCGTTCGGGCACGGTCAGCCTCGGCGACTGCCGCACCGGCATCCTTTTCACGGCAGTGGGTGCCATTCTTGGTACGGTAACCGTGCAGCTTCTGGATCCGGCACTCCTGCGCCTGGTCATCCCCTGGCTGCTGATGGGGATCGTCCTTTACACGGTGCTGACCCCCAGAATGGGCTTCGATGACATTCACCCCCGCATGTCGCGCGGCCCCTTCTTTCTGCTTGCCGGGCTGATCCTGGGCTTCTATGACGGCTTTCTGGGGCCAGGGACCGGTTCTTTCTGGGTCATATCCCTTATCTTCGCTCTCGGCTTCAACCTGATCAAGGCTACCGGGTACACCAAGGTGATGAATTTCACCAGCAATATCACCTCGCTGATCATGTTCATCCTGGGGGGCTCGGTATTGTGGCGCGAGGGCCTGATCATGGGGGTGGGCCAGTTCATCGGCGCACGCATAGGCGCCCGGCTGGTGGTTTTGCGCGGCGCGAGCTTCATCCGTCCCATTTTCATCACCATGGTGGTGGCCATAACGGCCCGCCTGATCTGGCAGAATTTCAAGTAG
- a CDS encoding EAL domain-containing protein: MNHQPYELGGVSLLLVEDENDARQMLTRMLAMRYPELRLLMAVNGAEGVAFFSEHRPDIVLADMNMPIMNGIQMAREIKSLSPDTTIIAVTAYNDPSYLMDAIEIGIRHYVLKPVNGHELFAVIDKSIEEITLKRLVREQDRKIRLNERQLSEAQKITHLGSWEWDITSGRNWWSDEMYRILGVEPGAIPAALAEFMKMLHPDDREAVEDLFKHSLKERQSFSNHYCRVVWPDGAVRILLVNGELTLDADGRPAAMIGTALDVTERRLAEEERMRLASIVESSNDAILGLDLNGTITSWNRGAETVYGYSAKEATGRHVSMIIPVEHQGEIEQIRETIVNGRDVMHFETVRIRKDGRRIYVSLTASPTRGLNGSVTGISAIARDVTERREMEELINYRAYHDTLTDLPNRQLFMDFLTLELAQARRNGKKLALLFLDLNDFKQINDTLGHDAGDQLLQEVARRLRACIRESDTVSRLGGDEFTVLMPDLGQTNDVGIVIRKILSVFMDPFMLNDIATASSTSIGISMFPDDGDSAEELIKKADIAMYEAKERGNNAYQFFNAEINARTLQRQELESFLRQAVERGEFELLFQPMVQSGTRRIMGAEMLLRWRHPHKGLLLPEQFLSVAEDTGAIVPIGEWALHSACSQMNVWNRKGYPLCLSVNLTRRQFHQPNLVEKTARILSETGLKPQLLEFEITEGTIMGDIDFSLRCMQQLTDMGINLAIDNFGTGSSSLRWIKKMPISAVKIDRSFIKNMLSAPDDLAVVNAAIAMSHCLRMKVVVNGVETESQLAAIRTSGYDEIQGYLISEPLFPGQFERLVARA; the protein is encoded by the coding sequence ATGAACCATCAACCATACGAGCTGGGGGGAGTCTCGCTGCTCCTGGTGGAGGACGAAAACGACGCACGCCAGATGCTCACCAGGATGCTGGCGATGCGATATCCTGAGCTCAGGCTGCTCATGGCGGTGAACGGTGCCGAAGGGGTTGCCTTTTTCAGTGAGCATCGGCCGGATATAGTTCTGGCGGACATGAACATGCCGATCATGAACGGCATCCAGATGGCCCGCGAGATCAAGTCACTCAGCCCGGACACGACCATCATCGCCGTGACAGCCTATAACGACCCCTCCTATCTGATGGACGCAATCGAGATCGGCATCCGCCATTACGTGCTGAAGCCGGTAAATGGCCACGAGCTTTTTGCGGTCATCGACAAATCCATTGAAGAGATTACGCTGAAACGGCTGGTAAGGGAGCAGGACCGGAAAATCCGTCTGAACGAACGCCAGCTTTCCGAGGCCCAGAAGATAACGCACCTCGGGAGCTGGGAATGGGACATCACAAGCGGCAGAAACTGGTGGTCGGATGAAATGTATCGGATCCTCGGGGTCGAACCGGGGGCGATTCCGGCTGCGCTCGCAGAGTTCATGAAGATGCTTCACCCGGATGACCGGGAGGCGGTCGAAGACCTGTTCAAGCATTCCCTGAAAGAGCGCCAGTCCTTCAGCAATCATTACTGCCGCGTGGTATGGCCGGACGGTGCGGTGCGGATACTGCTCGTCAATGGAGAACTGACCCTGGACGCCGATGGCCGGCCGGCTGCTATGATCGGCACGGCCCTTGACGTTACCGAACGCAGATTGGCCGAAGAGGAGCGCATGCGGCTCGCCTCCATCGTCGAATCTTCCAATGATGCCATCCTCGGCCTGGACCTCAACGGCACCATAACCAGCTGGAACAGAGGCGCCGAAACCGTCTACGGTTATTCGGCAAAAGAGGCCACCGGCCGGCATGTCTCGATGATCATCCCTGTGGAGCACCAGGGCGAAATCGAGCAGATCCGCGAAACGATAGTCAATGGCAGGGATGTCATGCATTTCGAGACGGTCCGCATCAGGAAGGACGGCCGGCGGATCTACGTCTCGCTTACCGCTTCGCCAACCAGGGGGCTGAATGGCAGCGTAACCGGCATTTCCGCCATTGCCCGCGACGTGACCGAACGCCGGGAAATGGAAGAGCTCATAAACTACCGTGCCTACCACGACACCCTTACGGATCTGCCAAACCGGCAGCTTTTCATGGATTTCCTGACCCTGGAACTGGCCCAGGCACGGCGCAATGGCAAGAAACTGGCGCTGCTGTTTCTGGATCTGAATGATTTCAAACAGATCAACGACACACTCGGCCATGATGCCGGTGACCAGCTGCTGCAGGAAGTTGCCCGGCGGTTGCGTGCCTGCATCCGCGAATCCGATACGGTGTCCCGCCTGGGAGGCGACGAATTCACGGTCCTGATGCCGGACCTGGGGCAGACCAATGACGTGGGGATCGTGATCCGGAAGATACTCAGCGTGTTCATGGATCCTTTCATGCTGAACGATATCGCCACCGCCTCTTCCACCAGTATCGGCATCAGCATGTTTCCGGATGACGGCGACAGCGCCGAGGAACTGATCAAGAAGGCGGATATCGCCATGTACGAGGCAAAGGAACGGGGCAACAATGCCTACCAGTTCTTCAATGCCGAGATCAATGCGCGCACTCTCCAGCGGCAGGAACTGGAAAGTTTTCTGAGGCAGGCGGTCGAGAGGGGGGAGTTCGAACTTCTCTTTCAGCCCATGGTGCAGAGTGGCACGAGGCGCATCATGGGGGCTGAGATGCTCCTGCGGTGGCGGCATCCGCACAAAGGACTGCTGCTTCCCGAACAATTCCTGAGTGTGGCCGAAGACACCGGTGCGATCGTGCCGATCGGTGAATGGGCATTGCACTCCGCCTGCAGCCAGATGAATGTCTGGAATCGGAAAGGGTACCCCTTGTGCCTTTCGGTCAATCTCACCAGGCGCCAGTTCCACCAGCCCAATCTGGTGGAGAAGACCGCCCGCATCCTGTCGGAAACGGGCCTGAAGCCACAGTTGCTGGAGTTCGAGATCACCGAAGGCACCATTATGGGTGACATAGATTTTTCACTACGCTGCATGCAGCAACTGACCGACATGGGAATCAATTTGGCCATTGACAACTTCGGTACCGGTTCCTCCTCGCTTCGCTGGATAAAGAAGATGCCGATTAGTGCGGTCAAAATCGACAGAAGTTTCATAAAAAACATGCTGTCGGCACCCGACGATCTGGCGGTTGTCAATGCCGCCATTGCCATGTCCCATTGTCTGAGGATGAAGGTGGTGGTAAACGGGGTAGAAACGGAAAGTCAGCTCGCGGCCATTCGCACGAGCGGGTACGACGAAATTCAAGGCTACCTGATCAGCGAACCGCTGTTTCCCGGCCAGTTCGAGAGGCTGGTGGCCAGGGCATAA
- a CDS encoding NADH-quinone oxidoreductase subunit N, whose protein sequence is MDMISIPAVNMTPILPEILLSVLAMALLLINVFAPSGKKSYLGYISFVGVVVTAVLVGAGWNGHVESFNGSVVQDNFASFFKMIFLLAAGLAILIADQYMEREDCNHGELYPLILFTVVGMMLMAAGTDLMTIFLGLEVMSVSLYVLAGFNRANVKSNEAGLKYFLLGAFSTGFLLYGMALTYGATGSTRIAVIASKAAQIGISSSNIMLLAGMLLMLTGFAFKIAAAPFHMWTPDVYEGAPTPMTAFMSAGPKAAGFAAALRILLVAFPTMQADWSQLLWILAVLTMTVGNITALRQDNIKRMLAYSSIAHAGYALVGFTAANGTATAGILFYMLSYTFMNIGAFAVLVLIGKKGEANGNVQDFAGLGFKHPILALVMTIFLFSLAGMPPTAGFIGKFYLFSGAIQKGYIWLAVIGVLNSAASVYYYLRVMVYMYMKESTEEFSWVNVTTPIALCLIISVAGTLIPGIVPSVVLQFAQEAAKLI, encoded by the coding sequence ATGGACATGATTTCAATTCCAGCCGTCAACATGACGCCGATCCTGCCGGAGATCCTGCTCTCCGTGCTGGCCATGGCCCTGCTGCTGATCAATGTGTTTGCTCCCAGCGGCAAGAAGTCCTACCTGGGTTACATCAGCTTCGTCGGCGTCGTTGTTACGGCCGTGCTGGTAGGTGCAGGGTGGAACGGACATGTCGAGAGCTTCAACGGCTCGGTTGTCCAGGACAACTTCGCCTCCTTTTTCAAGATGATTTTCCTGCTGGCCGCAGGCCTGGCCATCCTGATCGCCGACCAGTACATGGAGCGTGAAGACTGCAATCACGGGGAACTTTACCCGCTGATTCTCTTTACGGTAGTCGGTATGATGCTGATGGCTGCCGGCACCGATCTGATGACCATTTTCCTCGGCCTGGAGGTCATGTCGGTCTCCCTGTACGTACTGGCCGGTTTCAACCGCGCCAATGTCAAATCCAACGAGGCCGGTCTCAAATACTTCCTGCTCGGTGCCTTTTCGACCGGATTCCTGCTCTACGGCATGGCTCTCACCTACGGTGCCACCGGCAGTACCCGTATTGCGGTGATCGCCTCCAAGGCGGCACAGATCGGCATTTCTTCCTCCAACATCATGCTGCTGGCCGGCATGCTGCTGATGCTGACCGGATTCGCCTTCAAAATAGCTGCTGCACCGTTTCACATGTGGACCCCTGATGTGTACGAAGGGGCGCCGACACCGATGACCGCTTTCATGTCTGCCGGACCCAAGGCCGCCGGTTTCGCGGCTGCCCTGAGAATCCTGCTGGTCGCGTTCCCCACCATGCAGGCCGACTGGAGCCAGCTGCTCTGGATTCTGGCCGTACTGACCATGACGGTCGGTAACATTACCGCCTTGCGCCAGGACAACATCAAGCGCATGCTGGCCTACTCTTCGATTGCCCACGCCGGTTACGCCCTGGTCGGTTTCACTGCTGCCAACGGTACCGCCACTGCAGGCATTCTGTTCTACATGCTGTCCTACACCTTCATGAACATCGGCGCCTTCGCCGTTCTGGTACTGATCGGCAAAAAAGGCGAGGCCAACGGCAATGTCCAGGATTTTGCCGGGCTTGGCTTCAAACACCCCATTCTTGCACTGGTCATGACCATCTTCCTGTTCTCGCTGGCCGGCATGCCGCCCACCGCGGGTTTCATCGGCAAGTTCTACCTGTTCTCCGGTGCCATCCAGAAGGGGTACATCTGGCTGGCCGTGATCGGTGTTCTCAATAGCGCCGCATCGGTTTACTACTACCTTCGCGTAATGGTGTACATGTACATGAAGGAGTCGACCGAAGAGTTCAGCTGGGTCAATGTTACCACTCCCATTGCCCTGTGTCTGATCATCTCCGTTGCCGGCACGCTGATCCCCGGCATCGTTCCCTCGGTGGTGCTGCAGTTTGCCCAAGAGGCCGCGAAACTCATCTGA
- a CDS encoding PAS domain S-box protein, whose translation MAKAKRDVQGACTPPIGSDREILEQRLRESEERYHALVDMAPEPVIVQRDGNFLYTNCLALGIYGAAEFDQLRNRDFFDLTHPEDREIIRTLFGQMLRGGTVTSQEFRWLRLDGQTVFVEVSGIAVDYQGAPAIQMIARNVSERKEAEREREMLHRQLEEERLRFEGVLRQMPVGVIMIGAASGRLLYQNEASTQIFRRRFAPNEMVAACTNWKILLPDGSQMVPEKCPFARALTKGEILMGEKYAVERGDGSTGFVSVNAAPIYDASGQLAAGVVAFSDITERQLAEEALRDSTASLKLAVLSTGLGTFEFYPLTGKLDWSDAAKRHYGLSPQVPGDYQLFLSGLHPDDRERVEQTLYRAFQPESGGEFSTEYRTIGIEDGKERWLAARGQAFFDEKGRAVRLIGVCLDITESLKAEQSLKEEATMRLVAVEELRRQEQLLIQQARLAAMGEMIGNIAHQWRQPLNTLGLILQELPLCYEQNMLTREYLDGSVSKAMQLIYHMSQTIDGFRNFFKPDKQQKVFRIQEVLEKTISIIEASLTALKIKIETIVEEDAVVDGSPNEFSQVILNILINARDAFIARKVEQPRVMAKIFRTEGRSVLTISDNAGGIPENIIEKIFDPYFTTKGPDKGTGLGLFMSKNIMSNMNGSLSVRNSGDGAEFRLEA comes from the coding sequence ATGGCCAAGGCGAAGAGGGATGTTCAAGGTGCGTGCACGCCGCCCATCGGCAGCGATCGGGAAATCCTGGAGCAACGGCTGCGGGAGAGCGAGGAGCGTTATCATGCCTTGGTGGATATGGCGCCGGAACCGGTCATCGTCCAACGCGACGGCAATTTTCTCTACACCAATTGCCTGGCACTGGGGATCTATGGCGCCGCCGAATTCGACCAGCTCCGCAACCGGGACTTCTTTGACCTGACCCATCCCGAAGACCGGGAGATCATACGGACCCTCTTCGGCCAGATGCTGCGTGGCGGGACTGTAACTTCGCAGGAATTCAGGTGGTTGAGACTGGATGGGCAGACCGTCTTTGTCGAAGTATCCGGCATCGCGGTCGATTATCAGGGCGCTCCCGCTATCCAGATGATTGCCCGTAATGTTTCGGAACGCAAGGAAGCCGAGCGTGAACGCGAAATGCTGCACCGGCAGTTGGAGGAGGAACGGCTGCGATTTGAAGGCGTCCTGAGGCAGATGCCGGTCGGCGTAATCATGATCGGAGCGGCTTCAGGCCGCCTGTTGTACCAGAATGAGGCTTCGACCCAGATTTTCCGGAGGCGGTTCGCTCCGAACGAGATGGTAGCTGCCTGCACCAACTGGAAGATACTGCTGCCGGACGGCTCGCAGATGGTCCCTGAGAAATGCCCCTTTGCCAGAGCGCTGACCAAGGGTGAAATTCTGATGGGAGAGAAGTACGCTGTCGAACGGGGCGACGGCAGCACCGGTTTTGTGAGCGTCAATGCCGCTCCGATCTACGATGCCTCAGGTCAGCTTGCCGCCGGCGTTGTCGCCTTCTCCGACATCACCGAGCGGCAGCTGGCCGAGGAAGCACTCAGGGACAGCACTGCCAGCTTGAAGCTGGCTGTCCTTTCCACCGGACTGGGCACCTTTGAATTCTACCCGTTGACCGGCAAACTGGATTGGTCTGACGCGGCCAAACGTCATTATGGCCTTTCGCCGCAGGTACCGGGTGACTATCAGCTGTTCCTGTCAGGGTTGCATCCGGACGATCGCGAGCGGGTCGAACAGACGCTCTACCGGGCGTTTCAGCCGGAAAGCGGAGGGGAGTTCAGCACCGAGTACCGCACGATCGGCATCGAGGATGGCAAGGAGCGCTGGCTTGCCGCACGAGGACAAGCCTTTTTTGATGAAAAGGGAAGGGCTGTACGGCTGATTGGCGTCTGCCTCGATATCACCGAAAGCCTGAAAGCGGAGCAGTCTCTCAAGGAAGAGGCCACCATGCGACTGGTGGCCGTAGAGGAGTTGCGGCGGCAGGAGCAACTCCTGATCCAGCAGGCCAGGTTGGCTGCCATGGGGGAGATGATAGGCAATATCGCACACCAGTGGAGACAGCCGCTCAACACACTCGGGTTGATCCTTCAGGAATTGCCGCTGTGCTACGAACAGAACATGCTCACCAGGGAGTATCTGGACGGTAGCGTTTCCAAGGCCATGCAACTGATCTATCATATGTCCCAAACCATTGACGGGTTCCGCAACTTCTTCAAACCCGACAAGCAGCAGAAGGTTTTCAGAATTCAGGAGGTCCTGGAAAAGACGATTTCCATTATCGAGGCAAGCCTGACAGCCCTGAAGATCAAGATTGAGACGATTGTGGAAGAGGATGCCGTTGTCGACGGTTCTCCCAACGAATTTTCCCAGGTTATCCTCAACATCCTGATCAATGCGAGGGATGCCTTTATTGCCCGCAAAGTTGAACAACCGAGGGTAATGGCGAAGATATTCAGGACCGAGGGCAGGTCGGTTCTCACCATCAGTGACAATGCCGGAGGAATACCCGAAAACATCATCGAGAAAATCTTCGATCCTTATTTCACCACCAAGGGACCCGATAAGGGAACCGGACTGGGGCTTTTCATGTCCAAAAACATCATGTCCAACATGAACGGTTCCCTGAGCGTGCGCAACAGCGGCGATGGCGCCGAGTTCCGCCTCGAGGCGTGA
- a CDS encoding NADH-quinone oxidoreductase subunit M, translated as MSNLLSLTTFLPILGVLLLLFIPKDSKSVLRGVALGVTIVTFLVSLPVLFGFQPNAEYQFTENVPWIAAGPFVMRYNVGIDGISLWLVILTTFIMPLAVLSTYTAVEEKVKEYMICLLLLETGMLGAFIALDLFLFYIFWEVMLIPMYFMIGIWGGKNRIYAAVKFFIFTMVGSLLMLVALVFLYFKGQQAGLTDFSLLRFFDLRLDLATQVWLFLAFAFAFAIKVPMFPLHTWLPDAHTEAPTAGSVILAAILLKMGTYGYVRFAIPLFPEAAHKFAPLIATLAVIGIIYAALVAMVQEDVKKLVAYSSVAHLGFVMLGIFAFNQQGITGGMLQMLNHGVSTGALFLIVGFIYERRHTRLITDFGGLSKQMPIFATIFMIVTFSSVGLPGTNGFVGEFLVLIGAFESELRWWTIIATSGVILSAVYMLWMFQRVMFGELDNPKNQKLTDLNGREIAIMVPLIVLIFVMGLYPKPFIDTMDPAVKKLVSQIRPASMTAQNAAAAMPAVPAVQVNVQQPEGNSGTAAPVEPHGAAAPAAANPHEAK; from the coding sequence ATGAGTAACCTACTGAGCCTGACGACATTCCTGCCGATACTGGGTGTCCTGCTGCTGCTGTTCATCCCCAAGGACAGCAAGTCGGTCTTGCGTGGCGTTGCCCTCGGGGTGACCATCGTGACCTTCCTGGTCTCGTTGCCGGTACTCTTCGGCTTCCAGCCCAACGCTGAATACCAGTTTACCGAAAATGTACCCTGGATTGCGGCCGGCCCCTTCGTCATGCGCTACAATGTCGGCATCGACGGTATCAGCCTCTGGCTGGTCATCCTGACCACCTTCATCATGCCGCTGGCCGTGCTTTCCACCTACACGGCCGTGGAAGAGAAGGTCAAGGAATACATGATCTGCCTGCTCCTGCTCGAAACCGGCATGCTCGGCGCTTTCATCGCCCTGGATCTGTTCCTGTTCTACATCTTCTGGGAAGTCATGCTGATCCCGATGTACTTCATGATCGGCATCTGGGGTGGCAAGAACAGAATTTACGCTGCGGTCAAGTTCTTCATCTTCACCATGGTAGGTTCGCTGCTGATGCTGGTAGCCCTGGTCTTCCTTTACTTCAAGGGACAGCAGGCCGGCCTCACCGATTTCAGTCTGCTGCGCTTCTTTGATCTGCGCCTGGACCTTGCAACTCAGGTCTGGTTGTTCCTGGCTTTTGCGTTCGCTTTTGCCATCAAGGTTCCGATGTTCCCTCTGCACACCTGGTTGCCCGACGCACACACCGAGGCACCGACCGCAGGCTCGGTCATCCTGGCCGCCATCCTGCTGAAGATGGGTACCTATGGTTACGTACGCTTCGCCATCCCGCTTTTTCCTGAAGCAGCCCACAAGTTTGCGCCCCTCATTGCCACTCTGGCCGTGATCGGCATCATCTATGCCGCGCTGGTGGCGATGGTCCAGGAAGATGTCAAAAAACTGGTTGCCTATTCCTCGGTGGCTCACTTGGGCTTCGTCATGCTGGGAATATTCGCCTTCAATCAGCAGGGCATTACCGGCGGTATGCTGCAGATGCTGAACCACGGCGTATCCACCGGCGCATTGTTCCTTATCGTCGGCTTCATTTACGAACGTCGGCACACCAGGCTCATTACCGACTTTGGCGGTCTTTCGAAACAGATGCCGATTTTCGCCACCATCTTCATGATCGTAACCTTCTCCTCCGTCGGCCTGCCCGGCACCAACGGATTCGTCGGGGAGTTCCTGGTGCTGATCGGCGCCTTTGAGAGCGAGCTGCGTTGGTGGACCATCATTGCTACCAGCGGTGTGATCCTTTCCGCGGTGTACATGCTGTGGATGTTCCAGCGCGTCATGTTCGGCGAGCTCGATAATCCCAAAAATCAGAAGCTGACCGATCTCAACGGTCGTGAGATCGCGATCATGGTACCTCTGATCGTCCTGATCTTCGTGATGGGGCTCTACCCCAAACCGTTCATCGATACGATGGATCCGGCAGTTAAAAAGCTGGTCAGCCAGATCCGCCCGGCTTCCATGACGGCACAGAATGCTGCAGCCGCCATGCCGGCCGTACCTGCCGTCCAGGTGAACGTACAACAGCCCGAGGGTAATTCCGGGACGGCAGCACCAGTCGAACCCCATGGTGCAGCAGCGCCTGCCGCTGCCAACCCGCACGAAGCGAAGTAA
- a CDS encoding DUF2288 domain-containing protein — translation MTTKEEILQTIDEAEWSWLRAHLERGGLIAVDGSLELAEVALKIAGDDAGIIGRWIDGGLIGKPSAAQIEAWDTETTKRFDAVIVSPYVLIQERKVS, via the coding sequence GTGACAACCAAAGAAGAGATATTGCAGACTATCGATGAGGCGGAATGGTCCTGGCTGCGTGCGCACCTTGAACGCGGCGGTCTGATCGCCGTGGATGGTTCGCTCGAACTGGCCGAGGTGGCGCTAAAAATCGCCGGGGACGATGCCGGAATCATCGGCAGGTGGATTGATGGAGGTCTGATCGGCAAACCGTCTGCAGCGCAGATCGAGGCGTGGGACACCGAAACGACAAAGCGTTTCGACGCAGTGATTGTCAGCCCTTATGTGCTGATTCAGGAGCGTAAGGTTTCATAG